A genome region from Bacillaceae bacterium IKA-2 includes the following:
- a CDS encoding helix-turn-helix transcriptional regulator, whose protein sequence is MSVTAVDKKKIGKELAKFRAKEKRSLRDVASECEISHSSLSDFEKGVILPSECVLIKIVTALQVPIDKQHKLFDLYARVKGTAPPDIAESLKDNTELILKVRDLIQKNTGERNITEVCQATSEMEEKEDE, encoded by the coding sequence TTGAGCGTTACAGCTGTGGATAAGAAGAAAATTGGTAAAGAGTTAGCAAAGTTTAGAGCCAAAGAAAAACGCTCATTGCGCGATGTGGCATCTGAATGCGAAATATCACACTCATCACTTAGTGACTTTGAAAAAGGCGTTATTCTACCTTCAGAGTGCGTGTTAATAAAAATTGTAACGGCACTACAAGTGCCAATTGATAAACAACATAAGCTATTCGATCTATATGCAAGGGTTAAAGGAACAGCACCACCTGATATTGCGGAAAGTCTAAAGGATAATACTGAGTTGATTTTAAAGGTGAGAGATTTGATACAAAAAAACACTGGGGAACGGAACATAACGGAAGTATGCCAAGCCACAAGTGAGATGGAGGAAAAAGAAGATGAATAA
- the rlmD gene encoding 23S rRNA (uracil(1939)-C(5))-methyltransferase RlmD, translating into MAKVDAPVEKNQIIEVTIDDLTHEGAGVAKIEGYALFIPKALPGERAKVKVIKVNKGYGFGRLLEVVAKSPDRIEEAPCPIFDQCGGCQLQHLSYEGQLKQKRKQVSDALERIGKLTDVVVHPTLGMSDPWRYRNKAQVPFADREGALVAGFYQERSHEIIDMESCLIQHAENDKVVQAVKSIASQYRIQGYDEHKHKGTLRHVVARYGVNTGQLMIVLITRSAELPNKNKVIEAIREQIPNVTSIVQNINSKRTNVIFGDKTTVLWGEEYIYDTIGDVKFAISAKSFYQVNPEQTKVLYDKALDYAQLKGAETVIDAYCGIGTISLFLAQKAKHVYGVEIVPEAIGDAKQNAKLNGMTNVEFAVGEAEKVMPWWYAQGVRADVIVVDPPRKGCDEELLETIIKMKPERVVYVSCNPGTLARDLRILEVGGFKTVEVQPVDMFPHTTHVETVVLLQRKHS; encoded by the coding sequence ATGGCAAAAGTAGATGCACCAGTTGAAAAAAATCAAATAATTGAAGTAACAATAGACGATTTAACTCACGAAGGAGCAGGAGTAGCGAAAATTGAAGGTTATGCCCTTTTTATTCCTAAAGCCCTGCCAGGTGAGCGAGCTAAAGTGAAGGTAATCAAAGTCAATAAAGGTTATGGTTTCGGACGACTCCTTGAAGTAGTTGCAAAAAGTCCAGATCGTATTGAGGAAGCTCCATGTCCGATTTTTGATCAATGCGGTGGCTGTCAGCTCCAACATTTAAGCTACGAGGGCCAATTAAAGCAAAAAAGAAAACAGGTTAGCGATGCCCTTGAGCGGATTGGTAAACTTACCGATGTCGTTGTCCATCCAACGCTTGGAATGAGCGATCCTTGGCGTTACCGAAACAAAGCTCAAGTCCCATTCGCTGATCGCGAAGGCGCACTTGTAGCAGGTTTTTATCAAGAAAGAAGCCATGAAATTATTGATATGGAGAGCTGCTTAATTCAACATGCAGAAAATGATAAAGTTGTCCAAGCAGTTAAAAGTATCGCCAGTCAGTATCGTATTCAAGGATATGATGAGCATAAACATAAAGGGACATTACGTCACGTCGTTGCCCGCTACGGTGTCAATACAGGACAGTTAATGATTGTATTAATTACAAGATCAGCAGAGCTTCCTAATAAAAATAAGGTTATTGAAGCAATTAGAGAACAAATTCCAAACGTAACCTCAATTGTCCAAAATATAAATTCCAAACGAACAAACGTTATTTTTGGCGATAAAACAACGGTGCTGTGGGGAGAAGAGTATATTTATGACACAATCGGCGACGTTAAATTTGCGATCTCAGCCAAGTCATTTTATCAAGTTAACCCAGAACAAACCAAGGTTCTTTACGATAAAGCGCTCGATTATGCTCAGTTAAAAGGGGCTGAAACGGTTATAGATGCTTATTGTGGAATTGGAACAATCTCGTTATTTTTAGCCCAAAAAGCGAAGCATGTCTACGGAGTTGAAATCGTTCCTGAAGCGATTGGTGATGCTAAACAAAATGCAAAACTTAACGGAATGACTAACGTTGAATTTGCTGTTGGCGAAGCAGAAAAAGTTATGCCATGGTGGTATGCCCAAGGAGTTCGCGCTGACGTCATAGTTGTCGATCCACCCCGTAAAGGCTGTGACGAAGAATTACTCGAAACAATTATTAAAATGAAACCAGAGCGAGTCGTCTATGTATCCTGTAACCCAGGAACATTAGCAAGAGACCTACGAATTTTAGAAGTTGGTGGCTTTAAAACGGTGGAAGTGCAGCCGGTTGATATGTTTCCGCATACGACACACGTGGAGACGGTGGTTCTGCTACAAAGAAAACACAGCTAA
- a CDS encoding sigma-70 family RNA polymerase sigma factor, whose translation MGKLSDLEIIKSVQNGNKSAYRELYDLYFDYAIRVATVVMNNNATYAGDAVQETFIRVYQNIHLYQADRPFKPWFYKILLNECNRILKKNSKVISVGEFSEREQPQTELANKQFVEYEDLYHAIGELQPHNRIPIILKYLNGFKEQEIADILEENINTIKSRLFKGRQKLKQFLVAEKEAN comes from the coding sequence ATGGGCAAATTGAGCGATTTAGAAATTATAAAAAGCGTTCAAAACGGCAACAAAAGTGCCTACAGAGAATTATATGATCTATATTTTGATTATGCGATCCGAGTGGCAACGGTTGTCATGAACAATAATGCAACTTATGCTGGGGATGCCGTTCAAGAAACATTTATCCGTGTCTATCAAAACATCCATTTATATCAAGCGGATCGGCCATTTAAACCGTGGTTTTATAAAATACTTTTAAATGAGTGTAATCGAATTTTGAAAAAGAATTCAAAGGTGATAAGTGTAGGGGAATTCAGTGAGCGAGAGCAGCCACAAACAGAATTAGCGAATAAACAATTCGTGGAATACGAAGATTTATATCATGCGATTGGTGAGCTACAACCACATAACCGAATACCGATCATCTTAAAATATTTAAATGGATTCAAAGAACAAGAAATTGCCGATATATTAGAAGAAAATATAAACACGATAAAATCAAGACTGTTTAAAGGTAGGCAAAAGCTTAAACAGTTTTTAGTAGCCGAAAAGGAGGCGAACTAA
- a CDS encoding DUF3221 domain-containing protein, whose product MKRGYLFCIIVFISIFMFGCNLGAPNSEPGMIGKVTDRNESRILVVATVINDYSSNGGVAEHYNAIWFSNIPESIQLGDEVKVWYDLVMESYPGQSEAKYVEVVQSLQPEGAALTESEALNEALKSLEPNMATAVRTIEYDNNANIWQVKLKNIMDDEEFEIEVEDK is encoded by the coding sequence ATGAAAAGAGGTTATCTGTTTTGTATTATTGTATTCATTAGTATCTTCATGTTTGGCTGCAATTTAGGGGCTCCAAATTCTGAACCTGGGATGATAGGAAAGGTCACGGATAGGAATGAAAGCAGAATACTCGTAGTTGCTACTGTTATAAACGATTACAGTTCGAATGGTGGTGTCGCTGAACATTATAACGCGATTTGGTTTTCAAATATTCCAGAAAGCATTCAACTTGGGGATGAAGTTAAAGTTTGGTATGACCTGGTCATGGAATCTTACCCTGGACAATCAGAAGCAAAATATGTAGAAGTAGTTCAAAGTCTTCAACCTGAAGGAGCAGCGCTAACGGAAAGTGAAGCTTTAAACGAAGCTTTGAAATCGTTAGAACCAAACATGGCGACAGCAGTTAGAACGATCGAATATGATAATAATGCTAATATCTGGCAGGTTAAACTTAAAAATATTATGGATGATGAAGAATTTGAAATTGAAGTAGAAGACAAGTAA
- a CDS encoding diacylglycerol kinase, translating to MKRARLIYNPSAGREQVKRQLPYILERLEAAGYEASAHATKGQGCATRAARKAAEAKFDLVIAAGGDGTLNEVINGLAEQTYRPKLGLIPAGTTNDFSRAIEVPKSIEAACDVLCDGFEMPIDIGKVGEQYFINIAGGGTFTELTYEVPSKLKTMIGQLAYYAKGIERLPKIHPVKVRIEYDGKLFEGEIMLFLVSNTNSVGGFEKLAPDALVNDGMFDLIILKKTNLADLVRVVSNALRGEHLHDPAVLYVQANRIKVNVEEVVHLNLDGEYGGMLPGEFVNLRHHFQMLVPEKQMNKYLGR from the coding sequence ATGAAACGGGCACGTTTAATTTATAATCCGTCAGCAGGTCGTGAGCAAGTAAAACGACAATTACCATATATATTAGAACGGCTTGAAGCGGCAGGTTATGAAGCTTCAGCTCACGCTACAAAGGGACAAGGTTGTGCAACGAGAGCGGCAAGAAAAGCAGCTGAAGCTAAATTTGATTTGGTTATTGCAGCTGGTGGCGACGGAACCTTAAACGAAGTAATTAATGGTTTAGCTGAACAGACATATCGTCCTAAGCTAGGGCTTATTCCCGCAGGTACAACAAATGATTTTTCTCGAGCGATTGAAGTACCAAAATCAATTGAGGCTGCTTGCGACGTCCTTTGTGACGGTTTCGAAATGCCGATTGATATTGGTAAAGTTGGTGAGCAATATTTTATTAATATAGCTGGTGGGGGCACATTCACAGAACTTACCTATGAAGTACCTAGCAAACTAAAAACAATGATTGGTCAGCTTGCTTATTATGCAAAAGGGATCGAAAGGCTCCCGAAAATTCATCCGGTAAAAGTACGGATCGAATATGACGGTAAGCTTTTTGAAGGAGAGATTATGCTGTTTCTCGTTTCCAATACAAATTCAGTCGGGGGATTTGAAAAGCTAGCACCAGATGCACTAGTAAATGACGGTATGTTTGATTTAATTATCTTAAAGAAAACAAATTTAGCTGACTTAGTTCGCGTCGTCAGTAACGCACTTCGTGGTGAGCATCTTCATGATCCTGCTGTTTTATACGTTCAAGCAAACCGAATTAAAGTGAACGTGGAAGAAGTAGTCCATTTAAATTTAGATGGCGAATATGGAGGCATGCTGCCTGGAGAATTTGTCAATTTACGGCACCATTTTCAAATGCTTGTTCCAGAAAAACAAATGAATAAGTATTTAGGTAGATGA
- the gatB gene encoding Asp-tRNA(Asn)/Glu-tRNA(Gln) amidotransferase subunit GatB — MEFETVVGLEVHVELKTNTKIFCGCSTEFGAPPNTHTCPICLGHPGVLPVLNKQAVEFGIKASMALNCEIAPITKFDRKNYFYPDSPKAYQISQFDKPVGEHGWIDIEVNGEKKRIGITRIHLEEDAGKLTHSDFGDYSLVDFNRVGTPLIEIVSEPDIRTPEEAYAFLEKLKAILEYTEVSDCKMEEGSLRCDANISLRPVGQEEFGTKIEIKNLNSFAHVQKGLAYEEIRQAEELRAGVEFEQETRRWDDANKKTTLMRIKEGSEDYRYFPDPDLVDFHIDEDWKARVKATIPELPDARKERYVTEFGLSSYDAAVLTQVKAMADFFEEGLTHGAPAKLLANWLMGEVNAYLKTADIEINDVPLTPEALARMIGLIEKGTISNKIAKDVFKELIENGGDPEKIVKDKGLVQISDEGEIKKMIIGILDQNQASIDDFKAGKEKAIGFLVGQVMKASRGKANPQLVNKILLAEIKIR, encoded by the coding sequence ATGGAATTTGAAACGGTCGTTGGTTTAGAAGTTCATGTCGAGTTAAAAACAAATACAAAAATATTTTGTGGCTGTTCCACCGAGTTTGGCGCACCACCAAATACACATACATGCCCAATTTGTTTAGGTCACCCAGGAGTGTTACCTGTTCTAAATAAACAAGCGGTAGAATTCGGAATAAAGGCATCAATGGCTTTAAATTGCGAAATTGCTCCTATCACAAAATTTGATCGAAAGAATTATTTTTATCCAGATAGCCCAAAAGCATACCAAATATCTCAATTTGATAAGCCGGTCGGTGAGCACGGTTGGATCGATATTGAAGTAAACGGTGAAAAAAAACGAATCGGGATTACACGAATTCATTTAGAAGAAGATGCTGGTAAATTGACGCATTCTGATTTCGGTGATTATTCATTGGTTGATTTTAACCGAGTTGGAACACCTCTGATTGAAATTGTTTCTGAACCAGACATTCGTACACCTGAAGAAGCATATGCTTTTCTAGAAAAATTAAAAGCAATTCTTGAATATACAGAAGTTTCTGACTGTAAAATGGAAGAAGGCTCACTTCGTTGTGACGCCAATATTTCATTACGTCCAGTTGGTCAAGAAGAATTTGGTACAAAAATTGAAATTAAAAACTTAAACTCATTTGCGCATGTCCAAAAAGGCTTGGCTTATGAAGAAATTCGACAAGCTGAAGAATTAAGAGCAGGTGTTGAATTTGAGCAAGAAACACGCCGTTGGGATGATGCTAATAAAAAGACGACTTTAATGCGCATCAAAGAAGGTTCAGAAGATTATCGTTACTTCCCAGACCCTGATTTAGTAGACTTCCACATTGATGAAGATTGGAAAGCGCGAGTAAAGGCAACAATACCAGAACTTCCAGATGCCCGTAAAGAACGTTATGTAACTGAGTTTGGCTTATCTAGCTATGATGCAGCGGTACTAACTCAAGTTAAGGCAATGGCTGATTTTTTTGAGGAAGGACTTACCCATGGTGCACCTGCAAAGCTTTTGGCAAACTGGTTAATGGGTGAAGTGAATGCCTATTTGAAAACAGCTGATATAGAAATTAATGATGTCCCGTTAACACCAGAAGCGCTAGCTCGGATGATCGGTCTTATTGAAAAGGGAACGATCTCTAATAAAATAGCGAAAGACGTCTTTAAAGAATTAATTGAAAACGGTGGCGATCCTGAGAAAATTGTCAAAGACAAAGGTCTTGTCCAAATCTCTGATGAAGGTGAAATTAAGAAGATGATCATTGGGATTCTCGATCAGAACCAGGCATCAATTGATGACTTTAAAGCTGGAAAAGAGAAAGCAATTGGCTTCCTTGTTGGACAAGTAATGAAAGCTTCAAGAGGAAAGGCCAATCCACAACTAGTTAACAAAATCTTATTAGCAGAAATTAAAATAAGATAA
- the gatA gene encoding Asp-tRNA(Asn)/Glu-tRNA(Gln) amidotransferase subunit GatA, with the protein MSLIEQSISTLHKQLREKEITVTDLVDASYQRIREVDDKVRAFLTLDEENARNYAKQLDEALVENGEKGLLYGLPIGIKDNIVTKGLRTTCSSKILSNFVPVHDATVMEKIRASEAVMIGKLNMDEFAMGSSTENSGYFRTRNPWNTDYVPGGSSGGSAASVAAGEVLFSLGSDTGGSIRQPASYCGVVGLKPTYGRVSRFGLVAFASSLDQIGPITKSVEDNAYLMQVIAGYDKMDSTSANVEIPDYLALLTGDVKGLKIAVPKEYLAEGVNEDVKKKILAALKVLEGLGATWEEVSLPHSKYAVATYYLLSSSEASANLARFDGVRYGVRADNEENLIEMYKQSRSEGFGNEVKRRIMLGTFALSSGYYDAYYKKAQQVRTLIKKDFDDVLAKYDVIIGPTAPTTAFKIGEKVDDPLTMYANDILTIPVNLAGVPAISVPCGLSNGLPVGLQIIGKHFDESTVYRVAHAYEQATEYHKAKPQL; encoded by the coding sequence GTGTCATTAATCGAACAAAGCATATCAACTTTACATAAACAGCTTCGCGAGAAAGAAATCACGGTAACGGATTTAGTAGATGCTTCGTATCAAAGAATTAGAGAAGTAGATGACAAAGTTAGAGCATTTCTTACTCTTGATGAAGAAAATGCGCGGAACTATGCAAAACAATTAGATGAAGCGCTAGTTGAGAATGGTGAAAAAGGTCTTCTTTATGGTCTTCCAATTGGAATTAAGGATAATATTGTTACAAAAGGTTTACGGACAACTTGTTCAAGTAAAATTTTAAGCAATTTCGTACCAGTACATGATGCAACCGTCATGGAAAAAATCCGAGCATCTGAAGCTGTTATGATCGGAAAATTAAATATGGATGAGTTTGCGATGGGTTCTTCTACGGAAAACTCAGGTTATTTTCGGACGAGAAATCCTTGGAATACTGATTATGTGCCAGGAGGGTCAAGTGGTGGTTCAGCAGCAAGCGTTGCGGCGGGTGAAGTTTTATTTTCACTAGGGTCTGACACTGGTGGCTCAATTCGCCAACCGGCATCTTATTGTGGAGTAGTTGGTTTAAAACCTACATATGGACGAGTATCACGTTTCGGATTAGTGGCATTTGCTTCTTCTCTTGACCAAATTGGTCCAATTACAAAGTCAGTAGAAGATAATGCTTATTTAATGCAAGTGATCGCTGGCTATGACAAGATGGACTCGACTAGTGCTAATGTAGAAATTCCTGATTATTTAGCCCTTTTAACTGGCGATGTTAAAGGCTTAAAAATTGCTGTTCCAAAAGAATATTTAGCAGAAGGCGTTAACGAGGACGTTAAAAAGAAAATTTTAGCTGCTTTAAAAGTCCTAGAAGGTTTAGGCGCAACATGGGAAGAGGTTTCATTGCCACATTCAAAATATGCAGTTGCTACCTATTATTTACTTTCTTCTTCAGAAGCGTCGGCAAATCTAGCACGCTTTGACGGCGTTCGTTACGGTGTTCGTGCGGACAATGAGGAAAACTTAATTGAAATGTACAAGCAATCACGAAGCGAAGGATTTGGTAATGAAGTTAAGCGTCGGATTATGCTTGGAACGTTTGCGTTAAGTTCAGGATATTATGATGCCTACTATAAAAAAGCGCAACAAGTGCGGACATTAATCAAAAAAGATTTTGATGATGTATTAGCCAAATATGATGTTATTATAGGTCCAACCGCACCAACGACAGCTTTTAAGATTGGTGAAAAAGTTGATGACCCACTTACAATGTACGCGAATGATATTTTGACAATTCCTGTAAACTTAGCAGGTGTACCAGCTATTTCAGTTCCGTGTGGATTGTCTAATGGCTTGCCAGTTGGTTTACAAATTATTGGTAAACATTTTGATGAGTCGACGGTTTACCGTGTAGCGCATGCTTACGAGCAAGCAACAGAATACCACAAGGCGAAACCACAATTGTAA
- the gatC gene encoding Asp-tRNA(Asn)/Glu-tRNA(Gln) amidotransferase subunit GatC, which yields MARITKDQVKHVAHLARLSVTEEEVELFTGQLDAIIGFAEQLNELNTEGIEPTTHVLDVKNVLREDVVKQSLDQSDVLKNAPDQQDGQVKVPSILE from the coding sequence ATGGCTCGAATTACAAAAGATCAAGTAAAGCATGTTGCTCATTTAGCACGTCTTTCAGTTACTGAAGAAGAAGTAGAACTTTTTACAGGGCAACTAGATGCAATTATTGGCTTTGCGGAACAACTTAATGAGTTAAATACAGAGGGAATAGAACCGACAACACATGTATTAGACGTCAAAAATGTACTTCGGGAAGATGTAGTAAAGCAATCTTTAGATCAAAGTGATGTGTTAAAGAATGCCCCGGATCAACAGGATGGACAAGTGAAAGTTCCATCAATATTAGAGTAA
- a CDS encoding CamS family sex pheromone protein — MKKLGSGLLLLIVVLTGCMGIIEREEDIIVIEETEEQEEEHVIISPNLNTPENYYRTVLQEGDYRHSEARGLVPHAINNRIDINQLEIGLMELASTRFPQSDFYFQEGQYLEGVVINRWLRRHDPELTGYSEGLNPPLPEMEANFGQMEPREQVRHERTRHESKPSYLSHLMEHNYLQETENGSVELSGLVLGISINSVYYYQTVNDGPVYDVQLEDEDIFEAGKAIASEVLSRVRERDNLANVPIVIALYKEAPRQSIIPGTFLAMTLVEPEKSIESWESISDDHYFFPSNQVTRDHREDATRFDSFKNDIDDFFDNYSGVVGKARYKNDQIQELTIDINLQTSGKAEVIAMTQFITNSLEEHFPPALTVQIYLSSLEGAESIIVRHANEEEPFVHIYR; from the coding sequence ATGAAAAAACTAGGAAGTGGATTACTTTTACTCATAGTAGTACTTACTGGATGTATGGGAATCATAGAAAGAGAAGAGGATATTATTGTAATTGAAGAAACGGAAGAACAAGAAGAAGAGCATGTCATTATTAGTCCTAATTTAAATACACCTGAAAACTACTATCGAACCGTTCTTCAAGAAGGAGACTATCGCCATAGTGAAGCAAGAGGCTTAGTACCGCACGCCATTAATAATAGGATTGATATAAATCAATTAGAGATTGGCTTAATGGAGTTGGCATCAACTAGGTTTCCGCAAAGCGATTTTTACTTTCAAGAAGGGCAGTATTTAGAAGGCGTAGTAATTAATCGTTGGTTAAGACGCCATGATCCAGAACTTACAGGCTATAGCGAAGGACTAAACCCACCCCTTCCTGAAATGGAAGCGAATTTTGGACAGATGGAACCGAGGGAACAAGTTCGCCATGAGCGAACTAGGCATGAAAGTAAACCTTCCTATTTGTCACATCTAATGGAACATAACTATTTACAAGAAACAGAAAATGGTTCTGTTGAGCTAAGTGGTTTAGTTCTAGGTATCTCGATTAATTCTGTTTATTATTATCAAACTGTGAATGATGGTCCTGTCTATGATGTTCAACTTGAGGATGAAGATATTTTCGAAGCAGGCAAAGCGATTGCTAGCGAAGTTCTTAGCCGTGTTAGAGAAAGAGACAATTTAGCTAATGTTCCGATTGTAATTGCTCTATACAAAGAAGCTCCTCGCCAATCGATTATCCCTGGAACATTTCTGGCGATGACTTTAGTCGAGCCAGAAAAATCGATCGAGAGTTGGGAATCGATTAGTGACGATCATTACTTTTTCCCTTCCAACCAAGTGACAAGAGACCATCGCGAGGATGCAACAAGGTTTGATAGCTTTAAAAATGATATTGATGATTTTTTTGACAATTACTCCGGAGTTGTAGGCAAAGCTCGCTATAAAAATGATCAAATCCAAGAGTTAACAATTGATATAAATTTACAAACTAGTGGCAAAGCAGAAGTCATCGCGATGACTCAGTTTATTACTAATAGTTTAGAAGAACACTTTCCGCCAGCATTAACCGTGCAAATTTATTTAAGCTCACTTGAAGGTGCGGAATCGATCATAGTTCGCCACGCAAATGAAGAAGAACCATTTGTTCATATTTATCGGTAA